In Clostridium swellfunianum, a genomic segment contains:
- a CDS encoding metallophosphoesterase has translation MILKILLVAFILILFQVYFETNFPKLAVISIKTNKFKNKGKVKVLQITDYHNFKYNNRVLKLVKEDMPDLIVITGDLIDKRTKDYANVYNFLENLYSLNENIFYVPGNHERNSKSISSLLEGISKRNIRVLLNSSCTKSFKEYQLNICGIDYSLNQLGDLNKTLQGIDCGHFTILLSHKPDVVIDHKNIGCDLILCGHTHGGQIRFPFMGAAIAPDQGFLPKFNKGIYKLEKNTVLYVDSGVGTTRLPIRFMNRSQVSLIEIESN, from the coding sequence ATGATATTAAAAATTCTACTTGTTGCTTTTATTTTAATATTGTTTCAAGTATATTTCGAAACTAATTTTCCAAAGCTTGCTGTTATAAGTATAAAAACTAATAAATTTAAGAACAAAGGAAAGGTAAAGGTATTACAAATAACTGATTATCATAACTTTAAGTATAACAACAGAGTTTTAAAATTGGTTAAAGAAGATATGCCTGATTTGATAGTAATTACTGGAGACTTAATAGATAAACGAACTAAGGATTATGCTAATGTATACAATTTTCTAGAAAATTTATATAGCTTGAATGAGAATATATTTTACGTGCCAGGAAATCATGAGCGTAATAGTAAAAGCATAAGTTCTTTATTAGAAGGTATTTCAAAAAGAAATATAAGAGTACTATTAAATAGCAGCTGTACTAAAAGTTTTAAAGAATATCAGTTAAATATATGTGGCATAGATTATTCATTAAATCAATTAGGAGATTTGAATAAAACACTACAAGGAATAGACTGCGGCCATTTCACTATCTTGTTAAGTCATAAACCTGATGTGGTTATAGATCATAAGAATATTGGGTGTGACTTAATCCTATGTGGGCACACACATGGAGGGCAAATTAGATTTCCCTTCATGGGAGCTGCAATAGCACCAGACCAAGGGTTTCTTCCAAAGTTCAATAAAGGAATATATAAACTAGAGAAAAACACAGTGTTATACGTAGATAGTGGTGTTGGTACAACAAGGCTTCCTATAAGGTTTATGAATAGAAGTCAGGTGAGTTTAATAGAAATAGAAAGTAATTAG
- a CDS encoding glycoside hydrolase family 2 TIM barrel-domain containing protein — MRSYEDLNLIQMNREPQRAYYIPYDTLEKALEGNKEKSAYYKLLNGEWKFAYFERDIDVPQVIAKWDKINVPSNWQMYGYDVPYYTNINYPYPVDPPYVPDDNPCGVYSLDFDLDNKWIDRDAYIVFEGVNSCLYLYVNDILVGHSQGSHLQSEFNISKYVKEGTNNLTVKVLKWCAGSYLEDQDFFRLSGIFRDVYLLSRDKNCVKDIEIHADSKILTVSEKDYAIYDGLNKIEKLDNPILWNSEKPYLYTVIVKSFTEYIPFKVGFREVSVSERGELLINGVSVKLKGVNRHDTHPVLGHYAPYEYMKAELLKMKELNINCIRTSHYPPAPEFFNLCDEIGFYVVEETDIETHGFGTRNTGCGYDIESSDWICKQKQWENAFVERAERMVERDKNHSCIIMWSMGNESGYGSNHDAMIAWTKNRDKSRLVHYEGASLIEDKCDVDVVSRMYTSIDKIEEHATNADMRPFFLCEYSHAMGNGPGDAWDYWQTIYKYPKLIGGCVWEWADHTVLEDGVYKYGGDFREITHDGNFCCDGMVFADRSFKAGSLEVKAVYQYIKTDLQGNELSVTNLYDFTNLSEYKLIWKVQCDGQIIKGGELICDIEPHKTKKYLLDFILPKSCKLGCYLDISLMGEYEAAMEQHRLPVEIKENTCTFITSAEFIEENNSIKITGENFTYLFNKHYGNFSSLIIDGEERLAAMPKLSVWRAPTDNDRNIKYRWGLFEDNMRGENFNRIFSKVYSCELKENKIIVNGSLAGISRSPFLRFSITYEVLSYGEIKLKLQGSVKDSSVYLPRLGFEFFMPKANEEFKYYGMGPVENYIDMYHHTKVGIYESTTAKEYVPYIVPQEHGNHTKAKLVEIGGLKFTAEKEFDFNISRYSSETLTNAMHADELIESDNIIVRIDYKNSGIGSNSCGPELLEKYRLMEKDIKFEFSIAPMNKI; from the coding sequence ATGCGAAGCTATGAAGATTTAAATTTAATTCAGATGAACAGAGAACCGCAAAGAGCTTACTATATACCTTATGATACTTTAGAAAAAGCTTTGGAGGGAAATAAAGAAAAGTCAGCATATTATAAGTTGTTAAATGGAGAATGGAAATTTGCCTACTTTGAAAGGGATATTGATGTACCACAGGTTATTGCTAAATGGGATAAAATAAATGTACCATCAAATTGGCAGATGTATGGATATGATGTCCCCTATTATACAAATATAAATTATCCATACCCAGTGGATCCGCCTTATGTACCTGATGATAACCCTTGTGGTGTTTATTCTTTGGATTTTGATTTGGATAATAAGTGGATAGATAGAGATGCCTATATTGTTTTCGAGGGAGTTAATTCTTGTTTATACTTATATGTAAACGATATTTTGGTTGGGCATAGCCAAGGCTCTCACCTTCAAAGTGAATTTAATATTTCAAAGTATGTAAAGGAAGGTACAAATAATTTAACAGTTAAAGTATTAAAATGGTGTGCAGGCAGCTATTTAGAGGATCAGGATTTTTTTCGCTTATCGGGAATATTTAGAGATGTTTATTTGCTTTCGAGAGATAAAAATTGTGTTAAAGATATTGAAATACATGCAGATTCTAAGATACTAACTGTATCAGAAAAGGATTATGCTATATATGATGGGCTAAATAAGATAGAGAAATTAGATAATCCTATTTTGTGGAATTCAGAAAAGCCCTATTTATATACCGTTATAGTAAAAAGTTTCACAGAATACATACCATTTAAGGTTGGTTTTCGTGAGGTTAGTGTATCTGAAAGAGGAGAGTTATTAATAAATGGTGTTTCAGTTAAATTAAAAGGAGTTAACAGGCATGATACCCACCCAGTTTTAGGCCACTACGCCCCTTATGAGTATATGAAAGCAGAACTGCTTAAAATGAAGGAACTTAATATTAACTGTATAAGAACCTCTCATTATCCACCAGCACCAGAGTTTTTTAATTTATGTGATGAAATAGGTTTTTATGTGGTAGAGGAAACAGATATAGAGACGCACGGTTTTGGCACAAGAAATACTGGCTGCGGATATGATATTGAAAGCTCAGATTGGATATGTAAGCAAAAGCAGTGGGAAAATGCTTTTGTGGAAAGAGCAGAAAGAATGGTAGAAAGAGATAAAAACCATTCGTGTATTATTATGTGGTCTATGGGTAATGAAAGTGGATATGGAAGTAACCATGATGCTATGATTGCTTGGACAAAAAATAGGGATAAATCTAGATTGGTTCACTATGAGGGAGCTTCATTAATTGAGGATAAATGTGATGTGGATGTAGTATCTAGAATGTATACAAGTATAGATAAAATAGAGGAACATGCTACAAATGCAGATATGAGACCGTTCTTTTTATGTGAATATTCTCATGCCATGGGAAATGGGCCTGGTGATGCTTGGGACTATTGGCAAACCATTTATAAGTATCCTAAACTTATAGGCGGCTGTGTATGGGAGTGGGCAGACCATACAGTGCTAGAAGATGGTGTATACAAGTACGGTGGAGATTTTAGAGAAATAACACATGATGGAAACTTTTGCTGTGATGGTATGGTATTTGCCGACCGAAGCTTTAAAGCCGGTTCTTTAGAAGTAAAAGCCGTATACCAATATATAAAAACTGATCTCCAAGGTAATGAATTAAGTGTAACAAATCTTTATGATTTTACAAACTTAAGTGAATATAAGCTAATTTGGAAGGTTCAATGTGATGGTCAAATAATAAAGGGTGGAGAATTAATTTGTGATATTGAGCCTCATAAAACAAAGAAATATCTTCTAGATTTTATATTGCCAAAGAGCTGTAAATTAGGTTGTTACTTAGATATTAGTTTAATGGGCGAATATGAAGCTGCTATGGAGCAGCATAGACTGCCTGTTGAAATAAAAGAAAATACATGTACTTTCATAACCTCAGCGGAGTTTATAGAAGAAAATAATTCAATAAAAATTACTGGAGAAAACTTCACTTATTTATTTAATAAACACTATGGAAATTTCAGCAGTCTTATAATAGATGGAGAGGAAAGATTAGCAGCTATGCCAAAACTATCTGTATGGCGTGCACCAACAGATAATGATAGAAATATAAAATATAGATGGGGCTTATTTGAAGATAACATGAGAGGAGAAAACTTTAATAGGATATTCTCTAAAGTATATTCTTGTGAGTTAAAAGAAAATAAGATAATAGTTAATGGAAGTCTTGCAGGTATTTCACGTTCCCCGTTTTTAAGATTTAGTATCACTTATGAGGTTTTATCCTATGGTGAAATTAAGTTAAAGCTGCAAGGAAGTGTGAAGGATAGCAGTGTATATTTACCAAGGTTAGGCTTTGAATTTTTCATGCCTAAAGCTAATGAAGAGTTTAAATATTATGGTATGGGTCCAGTTGAAAATTATATAGATATGTATCATCATACTAAAGTCGGAATTTATGAGAGTACAACTGCAAAGGAATATGTGCCTTACATTGTTCCACAAGAGCATGGGAATCATACAAAGGCTAAGTTGGTTGAAATTGGTGGTTTAAAATTCACAGCAGAAAAAGAGTTTGACTTCAATATATCAAGGTATTCTTCAGAAACTCTTACTAATGCAATGCACGCGGATGAATTAATTGAAAGTGATAATATCATAGTGCGCATAGATTATAAAAATTCAGGTATTGGTTCAAATAGCTGCGGCCCAGAACTTCTAGAAAAATATAGATTAATGGAAAAGGACATTAAGTTTGAATTTTCAATAGCTCCAATGAATAAGATATAA
- a CDS encoding AraC family transcriptional regulator has translation MKILSGYHMSDDDNLKNIQYDIAINSCGRYQLISKKEIKTSRPYGRADFQLIYIAKGKGTFIINGKENMVNEGSLVVYFPGESQYYTYYGSDAPVIYWIHFSGFNALNYLKHIRIEHSGIYYFGMKNELIIIFNKIIKELQIKQLNYFEMCNLYTKEVITLISRNLTEFKETTYKKNKLITYALEYFNDNFNTAINIKEYADNCNISCCWFIRSFKEYIGTTPIQYITNIRINKAKSLLSSSSLSVSEISDLIGYENPLYFSRIFKKNVGVSPLAYRHNESKLL, from the coding sequence ATGAAAATATTATCAGGCTACCATATGAGTGATGATGATAATTTAAAAAATATACAATATGATATAGCTATCAATAGCTGCGGCAGGTATCAGCTTATAAGTAAAAAAGAAATAAAAACCTCCAGACCCTATGGAAGAGCAGATTTTCAATTAATATATATAGCTAAAGGAAAAGGTACTTTCATTATTAACGGTAAAGAAAATATGGTTAATGAAGGGTCTTTGGTAGTTTATTTTCCAGGGGAAAGTCAGTATTATACCTACTACGGCTCTGATGCTCCAGTTATTTATTGGATTCACTTTTCTGGCTTTAATGCACTTAATTATCTAAAGCATATTAGGATAGAGCATAGCGGCATCTACTACTTTGGTATGAAAAATGAACTTATAATTATTTTTAATAAAATTATTAAAGAACTGCAGATTAAGCAGCTAAACTATTTTGAAATGTGTAACCTTTATACGAAGGAAGTAATCACTCTAATTTCTAGAAACCTAACAGAATTCAAGGAAACTACCTACAAAAAAAATAAACTTATAACTTATGCACTAGAGTATTTTAACGATAATTTTAATACTGCTATCAATATAAAAGAATATGCGGACAACTGCAATATTAGCTGCTGCTGGTTTATCCGCAGTTTTAAAGAATATATAGGAACAACACCTATTCAATATATTACCAACATTAGAATAAATAAAGCTAAAAGCCTGCTAAGCAGCAGTTCACTTAGTGTTAGTGAGATATCTGATTTAATTGGTTATGAAAATCCACTATATTTTAGTAGAATATTTAAAAAGAATGTTGGAGTATCACCTTTAGCATATCGTCACAATGAAAGTAAGTTATTATAA
- a CDS encoding ABC transporter substrate-binding protein — MADLEKYYDAIVKNEKDIVPLINGGIQNLQEPLEMQPNKFAAITGTYATDPILAYDMTDTTGKIFSIIDTPQYKDYVVKMKEYADKGYWSKSSISSKETKDDGFKAGKAASMVWNIGTVAKDIKIMNEAHPEWKAEVVDILPGAKKFVAPYTSNGVAINANSKNPERALMALDLLRYDRDIYDLTFYGIKGTHWEAVGDTQYKTLAATANFPAGNVCPWGWHTPINRTDVNQPAIVDQLNNKWLKEDTIHNPLETFTFDDSKVKNEMAAINTVITQYGLPLHFGITDDPVKGIEVYKQKLKAAGLEKVIKEVQTQADAFIKAQQK; from the coding sequence ATGGCAGATCTTGAAAAATATTATGATGCTATAGTAAAAAATGAAAAAGATATAGTTCCTCTTATTAATGGAGGAATACAAAATCTTCAAGAACCTTTAGAAATGCAGCCTAATAAATTTGCAGCTATAACAGGGACTTATGCAACAGACCCAATTTTAGCATACGATATGACAGATACTACCGGAAAGATTTTTTCTATAATAGATACGCCTCAGTATAAGGACTATGTAGTAAAAATGAAGGAATATGCTGATAAAGGCTATTGGTCTAAGAGCTCTATTTCAAGTAAAGAAACAAAGGATGATGGGTTCAAAGCTGGAAAAGCAGCATCCATGGTTTGGAACATTGGAACAGTTGCAAAGGATATTAAAATTATGAATGAAGCTCATCCGGAATGGAAAGCAGAAGTTGTAGACATATTACCGGGAGCTAAAAAGTTTGTTGCCCCTTACACTAGTAATGGTGTAGCAATAAATGCAAATTCCAAGAATCCTGAGAGAGCATTAATGGCATTAGACCTTTTAAGATATGACAGAGATATATATGACCTAACTTTCTATGGAATTAAAGGTACACATTGGGAAGCGGTTGGTGATACTCAGTATAAGACTTTAGCGGCTACAGCTAATTTTCCAGCAGGAAATGTATGTCCATGGGGATGGCACACACCTATAAATCGTACAGATGTTAACCAACCAGCAATAGTAGACCAGCTAAATAATAAGTGGTTAAAAGAAGATACTATTCATAATCCTCTAGAAACATTTACTTTTGATGATAGTAAGGTTAAAAATGAAATGGCAGCAATAAATACAGTTATTACTCAGTATGGACTTCCTCTTCATTTTGGTATAACAGATGATCCAGTAAAAGGCATAGAAGTCTATAAGCAAAAATTAAAAGCAGCAGGTTTAGAAAAAGTAATTAAAGAAGTTCAAACCCAAGCGGATGCATTTATTAAAGCTCAGCAGAAATAG
- a CDS encoding carbohydrate ABC transporter permease has protein sequence MKKTSKDKVIFNFIAYIIISFMTLCCVIPFIIIISGSFTSETYILNHGFSLIPKEFSISAYATAFKEPLVVLRAYGVTIFVTITGTIIGLFLTAMTAYVLTRKDFEWRNKFSFYFYFTTLFSGGLVPWYILMVRYLHLKDTYLALILPLLLSVFNILVMKSYMNSIPNAITESAKIDGAGDFTIFIKLILPLSKPALATVGLFIALKYWNDWYNSMLFIQNDKMYSLQYFLYKIINNIDAYKKIIAASGGSTNVVMDLPSESLKMALTIIVTGPIILLYPFVQKYFVQGITVGSVKG, from the coding sequence ATGAAAAAAACATCAAAGGATAAAGTGATATTTAATTTTATTGCTTATATTATCATATCCTTTATGACATTATGCTGCGTAATTCCATTTATTATAATAATTTCAGGTTCATTTACATCTGAAACTTATATTTTAAACCATGGCTTCAGCTTAATACCAAAGGAATTTTCTATTTCAGCTTATGCCACTGCTTTTAAGGAACCATTAGTAGTATTAAGAGCTTATGGAGTCACTATATTTGTAACAATCACTGGAACAATTATTGGATTATTTCTAACAGCAATGACCGCATATGTATTGACTAGAAAAGATTTTGAATGGAGAAATAAGTTTTCCTTTTATTTTTATTTTACTACTTTATTTAGTGGTGGACTTGTACCTTGGTATATATTAATGGTTAGATATTTACATTTAAAAGATACTTATCTAGCACTTATACTTCCATTACTATTAAGTGTTTTTAACATATTAGTTATGAAAAGCTATATGAATAGTATACCTAATGCTATAACAGAGTCTGCTAAGATTGATGGAGCAGGAGATTTTACAATATTTATTAAACTAATACTTCCGCTATCTAAACCAGCTCTTGCTACAGTAGGTCTATTTATAGCACTAAAATATTGGAATGATTGGTATAACTCAATGCTATTTATCCAAAATGATAAGATGTATAGTTTACAATATTTTCTTTATAAGATAATTAATAATATTGATGCTTATAAGAAAATAATAGCAGCTTCAGGGGGAAGTACTAATGTTGTAATGGATCTACCTAGCGAATCGCTAAAGATGGCACTTACTATTATTGTTACTGGACCAATAATACTTTTGTATCCTTTTGTTCAAAAATATTTTGTACAGGGAATTACAGTAGGATCAGTTAAAGGGTAA
- a CDS encoding ABC transporter permease: MIRVEKKSFLYKVKKNRTLLLMLLPSVLFFFLFSYLPIAGIIVAFKSYNFRDGIFGSPWVGLDNFKFFFMSGQAFVVTRNTVLYNLAFIFVNTILQITMAILLSEIAGKWFKKITQSLMFLPYFVSWVIVGVIVYNMFNFEHGTLNSFLKMLHIDTVDVYSMPGAWIFIIIALCAWQGLGYGTVLYLAAIMGIDTEIYEAAEIDGANIFKRIRYITIPSLIPTISILNLLAIGGIFRGNFDMFYQIVGNNGTLFNITDVIDTFTVRALMQNNEVGMAAAAGFYQSVFCFVTIVVVNHIVKKHNPDNSLF; the protein is encoded by the coding sequence ATGATAAGAGTGGAGAAAAAAAGTTTTTTATATAAAGTAAAAAAAAATAGAACTTTACTGCTAATGCTTCTACCTTCTGTACTTTTTTTCTTTTTATTTAGCTATCTCCCTATAGCTGGAATAATTGTAGCATTTAAGAGTTATAACTTTAGGGATGGTATATTTGGAAGTCCATGGGTTGGTTTAGATAATTTTAAATTCTTCTTTATGTCAGGGCAAGCTTTTGTGGTAACTCGTAATACTGTTTTATATAACTTGGCATTTATATTTGTTAATACAATTCTTCAAATTACCATGGCTATTTTATTATCAGAAATAGCAGGGAAATGGTTTAAAAAAATAACCCAATCTCTTATGTTTCTACCATATTTTGTTTCTTGGGTTATAGTTGGAGTTATTGTTTATAACATGTTTAATTTTGAACATGGAACTCTAAATTCCTTTCTTAAGATGCTTCATATTGATACTGTGGATGTTTATTCAATGCCAGGTGCTTGGATTTTTATAATAATAGCACTGTGTGCATGGCAAGGACTTGGTTATGGTACGGTACTTTATTTAGCAGCTATAATGGGAATAGATACAGAAATTTATGAGGCTGCTGAAATAGATGGAGCAAATATATTTAAAAGAATTAGATATATAACAATTCCATCATTAATTCCAACAATTTCAATACTAAACCTACTTGCTATCGGTGGTATATTTAGGGGGAACTTTGATATGTTCTATCAAATTGTAGGGAATAATGGTACTCTTTTCAATATCACGGATGTTATTGATACCTTTACTGTTAGAGCTTTGATGCAGAATAATGAAGTTGGTATGGCAGCAGCAGCAGGTTTTTATCAGTCAGTATTTTGTTTTGTTACAATAGTCGTAGTAAATCATATAGTTAAAAAACATAATCCAGATAATTCATTATTTTAG
- a CDS encoding response regulator transcription factor encodes MIRILLVDDEIFTREGIIAEIPWNEMGSIEIKQAYDGIDALEIAEEFIPDILLTDVRMPRMNGIELSFKIRELYPSCEIIFLSGYSDKEYLKSAIKLKAISYVEKPIDIEELKTAIESAIAVKLKEMKNIKSTIALNIIKQNADITNLNNYFHIDYFNELHETNFITVLIKVLNNNNLLKETILLELEKIVTEAGFNCISAYKEDSLILMHLYWNKSLCLLSKNIVLEDLYFLLCQYLKPITNFYICEGKRVLGATQIHISYKTALDALNKTFFYDYNSIIYYDKINTLVYKLNEDTIKTFSKHLSSEDKQNSVLLINRLTYEIKGKEGTPINYIKDIYYKLLLQLLQFASDRKLTIPQVELSNKCPFEYLSNLCTLMEIKSYVLYQLEIIFKTIEEKNLNTNHISSIIKYIHLNYSDVNLSLQDISNKTYLTTAYMCAIFKEETGSTINAYITKYRIEKAKILLKDQNMKITDISAKVGFSDGNYFSKIFKKETSFNPSEYRRKFFS; translated from the coding sequence ATGATTCGAATATTATTAGTAGATGATGAAATTTTCACACGTGAAGGTATTATAGCTGAAATTCCTTGGAACGAAATGGGCTCTATAGAAATAAAACAAGCCTACGATGGTATCGATGCTCTTGAGATTGCAGAAGAATTTATTCCTGATATTTTATTAACTGATGTAAGAATGCCTAGAATGAACGGTATAGAATTGTCTTTTAAAATTAGAGAACTTTACCCTAGCTGTGAAATTATTTTTTTGAGCGGTTATTCGGATAAAGAATATCTTAAATCAGCTATTAAACTAAAAGCAATTAGTTATGTGGAAAAACCTATAGATATTGAAGAGCTTAAAACAGCGATTGAAAGTGCAATTGCTGTAAAACTTAAAGAAATGAAAAATATTAAAAGTACTATTGCTCTTAATATTATTAAGCAAAATGCTGATATTACTAATTTAAATAATTATTTTCATATAGATTATTTTAATGAACTCCATGAAACTAATTTTATAACAGTTTTAATAAAAGTTTTAAATAATAACAACCTGCTAAAGGAAACCATACTTCTTGAATTAGAAAAGATAGTTACTGAAGCCGGTTTTAATTGTATTTCAGCCTATAAAGAAGATTCTCTTATTCTTATGCACTTATATTGGAATAAAAGCTTATGCTTATTATCTAAAAATATTGTATTAGAGGATTTATATTTTCTTTTATGTCAATATCTAAAACCAATTACAAATTTCTATATTTGTGAAGGTAAAAGGGTTTTAGGTGCAACTCAAATACATATTTCCTATAAAACCGCTTTAGACGCATTAAATAAAACATTTTTTTATGATTATAATTCCATAATTTATTATGATAAAATTAACACCTTAGTTTATAAATTAAATGAAGACACTATTAAAACTTTTTCAAAACATCTTTCAAGTGAAGATAAACAAAATAGTGTTCTTTTAATCAATAGACTTACTTACGAAATAAAAGGAAAAGAGGGTACTCCAATAAATTATATAAAAGATATATACTATAAGCTTTTATTGCAATTATTACAATTTGCTTCTGATAGAAAACTTACTATCCCGCAAGTAGAATTAAGTAATAAATGTCCGTTTGAATACCTATCAAATTTATGTACACTTATGGAAATTAAAAGTTATGTATTATATCAACTGGAAATTATCTTTAAGACTATTGAAGAAAAAAATCTGAATACAAATCATATATCATCTATAATCAAATATATTCATCTCAACTATTCAGATGTAAATTTATCTTTGCAAGATATTAGTAATAAAACTTACTTAACCACTGCATATATGTGTGCAATATTTAAAGAAGAAACTGGCAGCACCATAAATGCATATATTACCAAATATAGAATTGAAAAGGCAAAAATTCTTTTAAAAGATCAAAACATGAAAATTACTGATATATCCGCTAAGGTAGGATTTAGCGATGGGAATTACTTTTCAAAAATTTTTAAAAAAGAGACAAGCTTTAACCCCTCTGAATATAGGAGGAAGTTTTTTTCATGA
- a CDS encoding sensor histidine kinase yields the protein MKLKKFSNLKLMQKFLLTYSMFIIIPLILLSSLTYKNVSSIIENYITSATKQAFEQSYSFLSYKLYRINDVSNILSNDSNYTTMESNIITILSKTFSSYSINDQIKDMYFLRKYLTSYENNVDISNVKLYVNDNFLYSAEGYNMFSLSQAKNSKWYPIFKKNNKRNLWCPSSYLEDTKTLGTDKLSIVSAIKNPNNFQEDIGFLRLDFQRSMVDDIIKKINTVDGSFTYIQNSKGVIVSSTDDSLIDKFSINNTLVSNLSSQEDKFHTITIHNNNCIVKSSLINNTDWYMITVIPYKSINSKIKTIRNTLILLMSIIGTVAFALAYYFSNSLNKRFTKLTTAMKSIHRGKFDTFIDDSSDDEIGELIANYNFMTKRMAVLIEEQYKSGKEVKNAELKALQMQINPHFLYNTLDMINWMAFKNMNKEISSAVKSLANFYKLSLNKGKSSVSIKDELTHASLYINIQNMRYSDRIKLIIDLPEDIYCYSILKITLQPILENSIIHGILGRGNVNGQIIISSKFENNDITLFIQDDGIGIPEDKINKILTEELSSSAGSGYGLKNINHRLKLSYGENYGLSFKSQYGHGTTVEIKIPAKLYGEGS from the coding sequence ATGAAGCTAAAAAAATTTTCTAATCTTAAATTAATGCAAAAATTTCTATTAACCTACTCTATGTTTATAATAATTCCCTTAATACTATTATCCTCTTTAACCTATAAAAACGTTTCTAGTATTATAGAAAACTATATTACTTCTGCAACAAAACAAGCCTTTGAACAATCTTATTCTTTTTTGTCCTACAAACTATATAGAATAAATGATGTATCAAATATACTTTCCAATGATAGTAATTATACTACTATGGAAAGTAATATAATTACAATATTAAGCAAAACCTTTTCATCATATTCTATAAATGACCAAATTAAAGATATGTACTTTCTTCGTAAGTATCTTACTTCTTACGAAAATAATGTTGATATAAGTAATGTTAAACTATATGTAAATGATAACTTTCTTTACTCTGCTGAAGGTTATAATATGTTTAGCCTTAGCCAAGCTAAAAATTCTAAATGGTATCCAATCTTCAAGAAAAATAACAAAAGGAATTTATGGTGTCCTAGTTCCTATCTTGAGGATACTAAAACTCTTGGTACCGATAAACTTTCCATAGTTTCAGCAATAAAAAATCCTAATAATTTTCAAGAAGACATTGGATTTCTTCGTCTGGATTTCCAACGGTCCATGGTAGATGATATTATAAAAAAGATAAATACTGTTGACGGAAGCTTTACCTATATACAAAATTCTAAAGGGGTTATTGTTTCATCTACAGATGATTCTTTAATAGATAAATTTAGCATTAATAATACCTTAGTAAGTAATCTATCCTCCCAGGAAGACAAATTTCATACCATAACTATACATAATAACAATTGTATTGTAAAAAGTTCTTTAATAAACAACACAGACTGGTACATGATTACAGTGATTCCTTATAAAAGTATCAATTCTAAAATTAAAACTATACGAAACACCTTGATTTTGTTAATGAGCATAATAGGAACCGTAGCCTTTGCTCTAGCATATTACTTTTCAAATTCCTTAAATAAAAGATTTACAAAGCTAACTACGGCTATGAAAAGTATTCATCGAGGTAAATTTGATACCTTTATTGACGATTCAAGCGATGATGAAATTGGTGAACTTATTGCTAATTACAATTTTATGACTAAAAGAATGGCAGTACTTATAGAAGAACAATATAAATCTGGTAAAGAAGTTAAAAATGCAGAATTAAAAGCCCTTCAAATGCAAATAAATCCTCACTTCCTATATAATACCTTGGACATGATAAACTGGATGGCTTTTAAGAATATGAATAAAGAGATAAGTTCTGCTGTTAAAAGCTTGGCAAATTTTTATAAACTTAGTCTAAATAAGGGCAAATCCAGTGTTTCTATTAAAGACGAGTTAACTCACGCTTCACTTTATATCAATATTCAAAACATGAGATATTCTGATAGAATAAAATTAATCATAGATTTGCCTGAAGATATATATTGTTATAGTATTTTAAAAATTACATTACAGCCTATTTTAGAAAATTCAATTATACACGGTATTCTAGGCAGAGGTAACGTAAATGGCCAAATAATAATTAGCAGCAAATTTGAAAATAATGATATCACTTTATTCATACAGGATGATGGTATTGGAATTCCAGAGGATAAAATTAATAAAATTCTAACAGAAGAACTAAGCAGCAGTGCAGGAAGTGGTTACGGACTTAAAAATATTAACCACCGCCTAAAACTATCTTACGGTGAAAATTACGGATTATCCTTTAAAAGCCAGTATGGCCATGGAACTACAGTAGAAATTAAAATTCCAGCTAAATTATATGGGGAAGGTTCTTAA